A single region of the Jatrophihabitans sp. GAS493 genome encodes:
- a CDS encoding TetR/AcrR family transcriptional regulator: protein MVRDSRQKARILSAAAELFAEHGYHGTGMAQLEAAVGLQRGALYHHIGSKEALLYEISSSPLRLMIEIATAIAARVKDPEERIRELARAIMANVADHRLEWTVHYRDFNALTGERLQSVLEMRRDYEQIWWRALMDGITAGDFEPIQEAVALKGILGMFNYSYVWLDKSGPQKPHEIADIFCNTFLDGIRRVA from the coding sequence ATGGTTCGCGACTCACGCCAGAAGGCCCGCATTCTCTCTGCAGCGGCCGAACTCTTCGCCGAGCACGGGTATCACGGCACCGGGATGGCGCAACTGGAGGCGGCCGTCGGGCTGCAGCGCGGGGCCCTGTACCACCACATCGGTAGTAAGGAGGCGCTGCTGTATGAGATCAGCAGTTCCCCGCTGCGTCTGATGATCGAGATAGCGACCGCGATCGCCGCTCGGGTGAAGGACCCGGAGGAGCGAATCCGCGAGCTGGCCCGCGCGATCATGGCCAACGTCGCCGACCATCGCCTGGAGTGGACTGTGCACTACCGCGACTTCAACGCCCTGACCGGCGAGCGTCTGCAGTCCGTGCTGGAGATGCGCAGGGACTACGAGCAGATCTGGTGGCGAGCCCTCATGGACGGCATCACGGCCGGCGACTTCGAACCGATCCAGGAAGCCGTTGCTCTGAAGGGCATTCTCGGGATGTTCAACTACTCCTACGTCTGGTTGGACAAGAGCGGGCCGCAGAAGCCCCACGAGATCGCTGACATCTTCTGCAACACGTTCCTGGACGGCATCCGCCGCGTCGCCTGA
- a CDS encoding substrate-binding domain-containing protein, with the protein MIQEHTKSKARRWTGSSRLLQVVVGGTAIVALMAGCTSQGKSDATGAAGTSSGGGSATQSAGDAAALVAKYYKGTVTAPPADGPAAVTGKKVWIISCGQAAPSCSEPVAAMKTAAQAIGWNVTVFDGQLNPAKYSQGISQAIAAGADGILVNSIDCAAAPGPFEQAKKAGIVIAGLYAFDCDKDPVFSTWPKWSGYDDLAQVYQAWGAARAAWIIDQTKGKANVIDTTVPSYRGLVEAEKGFKAEMATCSGCKVATTVSLPVGDIVAGTAGAKVTNALQQHPDANSFLSYNDAGFTQFENASFHAAGATKLLTMGGECLPGNVDEIRSGGPEDACAVLPQDWHGWAVVDEVNRQFAKPGSAPVDEGLGMQIIDKDHNLPASGGWVPPVDFKAAYMKVWGVS; encoded by the coding sequence GTGATCCAAGAGCACACGAAGTCAAAGGCACGGCGTTGGACGGGCAGCAGCCGATTGCTGCAGGTCGTGGTCGGCGGTACGGCGATCGTCGCCCTGATGGCCGGTTGCACGAGTCAGGGCAAGTCCGATGCGACCGGCGCGGCCGGTACCTCGAGCGGTGGCGGGTCGGCGACGCAGAGCGCCGGCGATGCCGCGGCCCTGGTCGCGAAGTACTACAAGGGCACGGTCACCGCGCCACCGGCCGACGGGCCCGCGGCCGTCACCGGCAAGAAGGTTTGGATCATCTCCTGCGGCCAGGCGGCACCCAGTTGCTCCGAGCCCGTCGCCGCCATGAAGACCGCCGCACAGGCCATCGGCTGGAATGTCACCGTATTCGACGGGCAGCTCAATCCGGCGAAGTACTCGCAAGGCATCAGCCAGGCGATCGCCGCGGGCGCTGACGGCATTCTCGTCAACTCCATCGACTGCGCCGCGGCCCCGGGCCCGTTCGAACAGGCGAAGAAGGCCGGCATCGTGATCGCCGGTCTCTACGCCTTCGACTGTGACAAGGACCCCGTCTTCTCGACCTGGCCGAAGTGGAGCGGCTACGACGACCTCGCGCAGGTCTACCAGGCGTGGGGAGCGGCCCGGGCGGCTTGGATCATCGATCAGACCAAGGGCAAGGCCAACGTCATCGATACGACAGTCCCCAGCTACCGCGGGCTGGTCGAGGCTGAGAAGGGCTTCAAGGCTGAGATGGCCACCTGCTCCGGATGCAAGGTTGCGACGACCGTCTCGCTCCCCGTCGGGGACATCGTCGCCGGCACCGCCGGAGCCAAGGTCACCAACGCGCTGCAGCAGCACCCGGACGCGAACTCCTTCCTGTCCTACAACGACGCCGGCTTCACCCAGTTCGAGAACGCATCGTTCCACGCGGCCGGCGCCACCAAGCTGCTGACGATGGGCGGCGAATGCCTGCCTGGCAACGTTGATGAGATCCGCTCCGGTGGCCCTGAAGACGCTTGCGCCGTTCTGCCCCAGGACTGGCACGGCTGGGCCGTCGTCGACGAGGTCAACCGGCAGTTCGCCAAGCCGGGGAGTGCTCCGGTGGACGAGGGTCTGGGTATGCAGATCATCGACAAGGATCACAACCTGCCAGCCAGCGGCGGTTGGGTTCCCCCGGTCGACTTCAAGGCCGCTTACATGAAGGTGTGGGGCGTCAGCTGA
- a CDS encoding hydroxymethylglutaryl-CoA lyase, translating into MTSLPAVELVEVAARDGLQNEKRSLSTDHKLELIRRAADAGSRRIEVTSFVNPSRVPQLADAEAVVAGLPELTGVTYTALVLNERGYERAIAAGVTEINTVVISTDTFSRRNQGVATREMLASLARIRARARADAVTMAVTIAAAFGCPFEGEVPESRFTSVVAQVADLAPDEILLADTIGVAVPSEVEHRFGILGAAAPQTQLRAHFHDTRNTGIANVVAAVRAGVLRLDTSVGGLGGCPFAPAATGNVATEDVAYTLGRMGYSIEVDVDQTIETARWVTDLLDVPVAGSLTRAGNFPPNPSPAA; encoded by the coding sequence ATGACGTCACTGCCAGCCGTAGAACTTGTCGAAGTCGCCGCTCGCGACGGTCTGCAGAATGAAAAACGCAGCCTGAGCACCGACCACAAGCTGGAGCTGATCCGGCGGGCCGCCGACGCGGGATCGCGCCGGATCGAAGTGACTTCGTTTGTGAATCCGAGTCGGGTTCCGCAGCTCGCCGACGCTGAAGCGGTGGTTGCCGGACTCCCCGAACTCACCGGCGTGACCTACACGGCGCTTGTGCTGAACGAGCGAGGCTATGAGCGAGCCATCGCGGCTGGCGTCACCGAGATCAACACCGTTGTCATCTCCACCGACACTTTCAGTCGGCGCAACCAGGGTGTGGCCACTCGCGAGATGCTCGCGTCGCTCGCCCGGATTCGTGCCCGTGCTCGCGCCGACGCCGTCACTATGGCCGTGACTATTGCGGCCGCCTTCGGCTGCCCGTTCGAGGGTGAGGTACCTGAGAGTCGGTTCACCTCGGTCGTGGCGCAGGTGGCCGACCTGGCTCCGGACGAGATCTTGCTGGCCGACACCATCGGGGTGGCCGTGCCATCCGAGGTCGAGCATCGCTTCGGCATCCTTGGAGCGGCCGCTCCCCAGACCCAACTCCGTGCGCACTTTCACGACACCCGCAACACCGGAATCGCCAACGTCGTGGCCGCGGTGCGGGCCGGCGTGCTGCGGCTGGATACCAGTGTCGGCGGACTCGGTGGTTGCCCCTTTGCCCCCGCGGCGACTGGAAACGTCGCCACCGAAGACGTGGCTTACACCCTTGGCCGCATGGGCTACTCGATCGAAGTCGATGTCGACCAGACCATCGAGACGGCCCGTTGGGTGACCGATCTGCTCGACGTGCCGGTGGCTGGCAGCCTCACCCGCGCCGGCAACTTCCCGCCGAACCCGTCTCCGGCCGCCTGA
- a CDS encoding DNA polymerase III subunit gamma and tau: MASHLALYRKYRSATFADVIGQEHVTAPLMQALTAGRINHAYLFSGPRGCGKTSSARILARSLNCAEGPTATPCGVCPSCIELAPNGPGSIDVIEIDAASHGGVDDARDLRERAFYSPVRDRFKVYIIDEAHMVSTQGFNALLKLVEEPPEFLVFVFATTEPDKVLQTIRSRTHHYPFRLIPPAAMRAHLEGICAAEGITVEPAVLPLVVRAGGGSARDSLSLLDQLLAGAGAEGVTYVRAVALLGVTDNALLDAMVDALAAGDAASVYGTVNSVVEAGHDPRRFAADLLDRFRDLLLLAAVPDAVSRGLIESSGDDADLMGKQAERIGAASLARYAEIVHNALIEMRGTTSARLVLELLCARMLLPDASADSAALLQRLERIERRFDAAPAAATATPAPAQPTREAVAPAPVTATPAAPAPAVAAPAPAVSAPVAPAPEVPAAAAPMVAADPAPSATPTADAATAVAPGALDATAIRRLWPQLLDVVKQSSRRTRALLDNAQVGDVKGDVVVLTAPSATLAKMISDDSNTSVLRAALTAEIGGKWTVEVQVESDDVPQRQVVPETEPSPEQESAASAQAAAAAKATAARAAAAREVADAQAAQDSAGDADPRDSSEPVATGEVAARLDPEASAIQLLRSTLDAKPLDASGR, encoded by the coding sequence GTGGCTTCACACTTGGCGTTGTATCGCAAATACCGGTCGGCCACCTTCGCCGACGTCATCGGCCAAGAGCACGTCACCGCGCCCCTAATGCAGGCCCTGACGGCTGGCCGCATCAACCACGCGTACCTCTTCTCCGGCCCGCGCGGCTGCGGCAAGACCTCCAGCGCCCGCATCCTGGCCCGCTCGCTGAACTGCGCCGAGGGCCCAACGGCCACCCCCTGCGGGGTCTGCCCGTCCTGCATCGAGCTGGCCCCCAACGGCCCCGGCTCCATCGACGTGATCGAGATCGACGCCGCCAGCCACGGCGGTGTGGACGATGCCCGTGACCTGCGTGAGCGGGCCTTCTACTCCCCGGTGCGCGACCGTTTCAAGGTTTACATCATCGACGAGGCGCACATGGTCTCGACGCAGGGTTTCAACGCCCTGCTCAAGCTGGTTGAGGAGCCGCCGGAGTTCCTGGTCTTCGTCTTCGCGACCACCGAACCCGACAAGGTCCTACAGACGATCCGCTCGCGCACTCATCACTACCCGTTCCGGCTAATCCCGCCGGCGGCCATGCGCGCCCACCTGGAGGGGATCTGCGCAGCCGAGGGGATCACCGTCGAACCGGCGGTGTTGCCGCTGGTCGTCCGGGCCGGCGGCGGCTCAGCCCGTGACTCGCTGTCGCTGCTGGACCAGCTGCTGGCCGGTGCCGGTGCGGAGGGCGTCACCTACGTCCGCGCGGTCGCCCTGCTCGGCGTCACCGACAACGCTCTGCTGGACGCGATGGTTGACGCGCTGGCCGCCGGCGATGCCGCCTCGGTCTACGGAACGGTCAACTCCGTCGTCGAGGCCGGGCATGATCCGCGGCGCTTTGCCGCCGACCTGCTCGACCGATTCCGCGATCTGCTCCTGCTCGCCGCCGTCCCCGACGCGGTGAGCCGTGGGCTCATCGAGTCCTCCGGCGACGACGCCGACCTGATGGGCAAGCAGGCCGAGCGGATCGGCGCCGCTTCCCTCGCCCGCTACGCCGAGATCGTGCACAACGCGCTGATCGAGATGCGCGGAACCACGTCGGCCCGATTGGTCCTGGAGTTGCTCTGCGCGCGGATGCTGCTCCCCGACGCCAGCGCCGACTCGGCCGCACTGCTGCAGCGTCTGGAGCGCATCGAGCGCCGCTTCGACGCTGCGCCCGCCGCCGCAACGGCGACTCCGGCGCCCGCCCAACCGACTCGGGAGGCAGTCGCACCGGCTCCCGTTACGGCCACTCCAGCTGCGCCCGCTCCCGCCGTGGCCGCTCCAGCTCCGGCTGTTTCGGCTCCGGTCGCTCCCGCTCCTGAGGTGCCGGCTGCAGCGGCGCCGATGGTTGCGGCCGACCCAGCTCCGTCAGCGACCCCAACAGCGGATGCGGCCACCGCCGTAGCGCCGGGGGCACTGGACGCCACCGCGATCCGACGTCTCTGGCCGCAGTTGCTGGACGTCGTCAAGCAGTCATCGCGGCGCACCCGGGCGCTGCTGGACAACGCTCAGGTCGGCGACGTGAAGGGCGATGTTGTCGTCCTCACCGCTCCGAGCGCAACGCTGGCCAAGATGATCAGCGACGACAGCAACACCTCCGTCCTACGGGCCGCGCTGACCGCCGAGATCGGCGGCAAGTGGACGGTCGAGGTGCAGGTCGAGAGTGATGACGTGCCCCAGCGTCAAGTGGTGCCCGAGACCGAGCCCAGCCCGGAGCAGGAGAGCGCAGCCAGTGCCCAGGCGGCGGCAGCGGCCAAGGCCACTGCGGCCCGGGCGGCGGCGGCTCGCGAGGTCGCCGACGCGCAGGCGGCTCAAGACAGCGCCGGTGACGCCGACCCGCGTGACAGCAGCGAGCCGGTGGCCACGGGCGAGGTCGCGGCCCGGCTGGATCCGGAGGCATCGGCCATCCAGCTACTTCGCAGCACTCTGGACGCCAAGCCGCTCGACGCCAGCGGCCGCTGA
- a CDS encoding N-acetylmuramoyl-L-alanine amidase produces the protein MPPSATSHPAHRPFTAAALFGVVIVVAGALGGCSAGHKSAQPAALSQLPSPSATPASTPVPTPIPTPIATMTPAPTAKPTPKPTATPRAATPRPVVATSPPVGGAVPLPNVAGSPLVVLNPGHNGGDAANLAALRRQVPAGFGEMKDCETTGTNTNAGYPEHAFNWDVSTRVAALLRSHGVRVTMTRPNDDSFGPCVDQRAAIGNQPGVAAVISIHADGAPVSGHGFHVCQDSRQPAGAAVAAQSSALTKALHDSLLAGSGMTVSSYLGKNGYYPRDDLAGLNLALKPATFLEIGNMRNAGDAAIQTSAAGRQRIAVAVASGILAYLSR, from the coding sequence GTGCCACCATCCGCGACCTCTCACCCCGCTCATCGCCCATTCACCGCCGCCGCACTCTTCGGCGTGGTGATCGTGGTCGCCGGCGCGCTCGGCGGCTGCAGCGCAGGGCATAAGTCCGCTCAGCCGGCCGCGCTGAGCCAGCTCCCCTCGCCCAGCGCCACTCCAGCGTCGACACCGGTTCCAACTCCGATCCCGACCCCGATCGCCACAATGACCCCGGCGCCCACCGCGAAGCCAACTCCAAAGCCGACCGCGACGCCGCGGGCCGCCACGCCGAGGCCGGTCGTAGCCACGTCTCCCCCGGTGGGTGGGGCGGTACCGCTGCCGAATGTCGCAGGCTCACCGCTGGTCGTGCTCAACCCGGGACACAACGGTGGGGACGCGGCCAACCTGGCCGCCCTGCGGCGTCAGGTACCGGCTGGGTTCGGTGAGATGAAGGACTGCGAGACGACCGGGACGAACACCAACGCCGGCTACCCCGAGCATGCCTTCAACTGGGATGTCTCGACCCGGGTGGCCGCGCTGCTGCGCTCGCACGGGGTGCGGGTGACGATGACCCGGCCGAACGACGACTCATTCGGCCCCTGCGTGGATCAGCGCGCCGCGATCGGCAATCAGCCTGGGGTGGCGGCGGTCATCTCCATCCACGCCGACGGGGCACCGGTCTCCGGGCACGGCTTCCACGTCTGCCAGGACAGCCGGCAGCCGGCCGGAGCGGCGGTCGCCGCCCAGTCGAGCGCGCTGACCAAGGCCCTGCACGACTCACTGCTGGCCGGGTCGGGGATGACCGTCTCGAGCTACCTCGGTAAGAATGGGTACTACCCCCGCGACGACCTGGCCGGGCTGAACCTGGCCCTGAAGCCGGCCACGTTCCTGGAGATCGGCAATATGCGCAACGCCGGTGACGCGGCGATCCAGACCTCCGCGGCCGGTCGCCAGCGGATCGCGGTGGCCGTGGCGTCCGGGATTCTGGCCTACCTGAGCCGCTGA
- a CDS encoding YbaB/EbfC family nucleoid-associated protein: MSSRSGGSFGGGAPNMQQLMKQAQKMQQQLAVAQAELAETEVTGSAGGGLVSATVTGSGELKSIVISPSVVDPDDVDTLQDLVVAAIRDANRVASELAEEKMAPLGGANLGIPGL; the protein is encoded by the coding sequence GTGAGTTCACGCAGTGGCGGCAGTTTCGGCGGAGGCGCGCCGAACATGCAGCAGCTTATGAAGCAGGCGCAGAAGATGCAGCAGCAACTTGCCGTCGCGCAGGCTGAGCTTGCTGAGACTGAAGTCACCGGTTCAGCCGGTGGTGGTCTGGTCTCGGCCACCGTCACCGGTTCCGGTGAACTCAAGTCCATCGTGATCTCGCCCAGCGTGGTCGACCCGGATGACGTCGACACGCTCCAGGATCTGGTCGTGGCCGCGATCCGTGACGCGAATCGAGTCGCCAGTGAGCTCGCAGAAGAGAAGATGGCGCCGCTCGGTGGCGCCAATCTCGGCATCCCCGGCCTGTGA
- the recR gene encoding recombination mediator RecR has protein sequence MYEGAVQDLIDELGRLPGVGPKSAQRIAFHLLAAEAADVDRLGSALRRVKEKVRFCRICGNVTEQEECRICRDERRDPSIICVVEEPKDVVVVERTREFRGRYHVLGGAISPIDGVGPDDLRIRELMVRLADGSVTELILATDPNLEGEATATYLARLVIPMGVTVSRLASGLPVGGDLEYADEVTLGRAFSGRRRVE, from the coding sequence ATGTACGAGGGCGCCGTCCAGGACCTCATCGACGAGTTGGGTCGCCTCCCCGGCGTCGGACCGAAGAGCGCGCAGCGAATCGCGTTTCATCTGCTGGCCGCCGAGGCCGCCGACGTCGACCGGCTCGGCAGCGCGCTGCGCCGGGTGAAGGAGAAGGTGCGATTCTGCCGCATCTGCGGCAACGTCACCGAGCAGGAAGAGTGCCGCATCTGCCGCGACGAGCGGCGGGACCCCTCGATCATCTGCGTGGTCGAGGAGCCCAAGGATGTGGTCGTCGTGGAGCGCACCCGGGAGTTCCGCGGGCGCTATCACGTCCTCGGCGGCGCTATCAGCCCGATCGACGGCGTCGGACCGGACGATCTGCGCATCCGTGAGCTGATGGTCCGGTTGGCCGACGGCAGCGTCACCGAACTGATTCTCGCCACCGACCCGAACCTGGAGGGCGAGGCGACGGCAACCTACCTGGCCCGGCTCGTCATTCCGATGGGAGTGACCGTGTCGCGGCTGGCCAGCGGTCTGCCGGTCGGCGGCGACCTGGAGTACGCCGACGAGGTGACGCTCGGCCGCGCGTTCTCCGGGCGAAGGCGGGTGGAGTAG
- a CDS encoding S8 family serine peptidase — MTRRFGRRARILVVLLSCAVVIVAQTGTAVAAPGPDGAPQWWFDSWGVPALWASGARGAGITIAEIDTGVNAQVPQIRASLVPGFDFGVPGGVGFVDHEVKAFGHGTAMASLMVARPSSLGVVGLAPGAKVMPIALPIDGTDDAAGSGADHLPDAIRWAADNGGKIISMSLGGERDPSQDSVPCPSDEQAAITYAISKGLIVVAASGNGGEDGSPVEDPGVCLGVVSVGAVDQSNNVASFSSRHPYLTTSAPGVNIPTLGRIPGKVYSGEGTSQSTAIVSAALALIWSKFPTLSGRQIVSKALSGLDKRSLVRDPGLGFGIINPATAIKSGNPNARNPVYDSVDPYVSQLVAADADTVLKSPPATTNTHVPGGVIIGPAPSPWSSAVVAALLVALVGLVVLILLTLGGLRARRRRAAFAQTTAQVYGVTIGGGHFDGPPTSGYILPNSSDGRFDQPPVALAPPAQAAQPQPQPVAPASPAAPPAPAQSAAPVSTPAPALIPTPAPTPPPLQPGRPINRPVMPTVEDEDAAQWQEVISAEDEGQD; from the coding sequence GTGACGCGGCGGTTCGGGCGCAGGGCCCGCATCCTGGTCGTGCTGCTCAGCTGCGCGGTGGTGATCGTGGCCCAGACGGGTACGGCTGTGGCCGCACCCGGCCCGGACGGCGCCCCGCAGTGGTGGTTCGACAGCTGGGGCGTCCCGGCGCTGTGGGCCAGCGGGGCCCGTGGCGCGGGCATCACCATCGCCGAGATCGATACCGGCGTCAACGCCCAGGTCCCGCAGATCCGGGCCAGTCTGGTCCCCGGCTTCGACTTCGGCGTCCCGGGCGGCGTCGGCTTCGTCGACCATGAGGTGAAGGCCTTCGGCCACGGAACCGCAATGGCCTCGCTGATGGTCGCCCGCCCCAGTTCGCTGGGTGTCGTCGGGCTTGCTCCGGGCGCCAAGGTCATGCCGATCGCGCTACCGATCGACGGCACCGACGACGCCGCCGGCTCCGGAGCCGACCACCTACCGGACGCCATCCGCTGGGCCGCCGACAATGGCGGCAAGATCATCAGCATGTCGCTCGGCGGCGAGCGAGACCCGTCGCAGGACAGCGTCCCGTGTCCCAGCGACGAGCAGGCCGCAATCACCTACGCGATCAGCAAGGGCCTCATCGTGGTTGCCGCCTCCGGCAACGGCGGGGAGGATGGCAGCCCCGTAGAGGATCCCGGAGTCTGCCTCGGTGTGGTGTCGGTCGGCGCGGTAGACCAGTCGAACAACGTCGCCTCCTTCTCCTCGCGCCACCCCTACTTGACCACCAGCGCGCCGGGTGTGAATATCCCGACGCTGGGCCGCATTCCGGGGAAGGTGTACAGCGGCGAGGGGACTAGCCAGTCCACCGCAATCGTCTCCGCCGCGTTGGCCCTCATCTGGTCGAAGTTCCCGACGCTCTCCGGACGGCAGATCGTGTCGAAGGCGCTGTCCGGCCTCGACAAGCGTTCGCTGGTGCGCGACCCGGGGCTTGGATTCGGCATCATCAATCCGGCGACGGCGATCAAGTCCGGCAACCCGAACGCGCGGAACCCGGTCTACGACAGCGTCGATCCGTATGTATCCCAGCTTGTCGCCGCAGACGCCGACACTGTGCTGAAATCGCCGCCGGCGACGACCAACACCCATGTGCCGGGTGGCGTCATCATCGGACCGGCCCCGTCACCCTGGTCTTCGGCCGTCGTTGCCGCGCTGCTGGTTGCCCTCGTCGGGCTGGTGGTGCTGATACTGCTCACGCTGGGCGGGCTACGGGCCAGACGGCGGCGTGCCGCGTTCGCGCAGACGACCGCCCAGGTCTATGGCGTCACCATCGGTGGCGGCCACTTCGACGGTCCGCCGACGAGTGGGTACATCCTCCCGAACTCCTCGGACGGGCGCTTCGACCAGCCACCGGTCGCGCTCGCCCCTCCGGCGCAGGCGGCCCAGCCGCAACCCCAGCCGGTGGCTCCCGCATCGCCGGCCGCACCTCCCGCGCCGGCTCAGTCCGCAGCTCCGGTATCAACGCCGGCGCCAGCGCTAATCCCAACGCCGGCCCCAACGCCACCGCCACTGCAACCTGGCCGACCGATTAACCGGCCAGTCATGCCAACCGTGGAGGACGAAGACGCGGCGCAGTGGCAGGAAGTCATCTCGGCTGAGGACGAAGGACAGGACTGA
- a CDS encoding DUF4878 domain-containing protein: MTGPTDPVGSGTPGEPTPAEWSGYDPNQPYAAPPPGYDPNQPYAAPPPGYDPNQPPPAPPAYPGYAAPYGGYGQPGQPGPLGQPGQDPNQYGFAPAVATKKSRKPLWITLIVVALLIVGGGVTLAVLVSKNSGSAESAVKDYLTALSTNDAKGALNASALQPSSTTFVTNEVLTKQQSIAKISNIKVTKVSGSSTQAMVHATYTFGTQNAEETYAVSKVGGEWRIATATLPIDVSTVDDIPGLTLFGTEVKGLGKVFVFPGPLQWGTSNPDYTVTDKDAEKFAVSPESTTWNSFTLDYDLSDSGQQKIVTAVDAYLQQCAAVKTLEPQNCPQRVYDFEAVEGTATWKITSDVTSSLKYSVNDDDPTKVDVTADVKWGVTYQSKDFEGKVTTHSDTDNSTIYGSVDISASPPTFTPD; this comes from the coding sequence ATGACCGGTCCGACGGATCCAGTCGGCTCTGGAACGCCGGGGGAGCCCACCCCAGCCGAGTGGTCGGGGTACGACCCGAATCAGCCCTACGCCGCGCCGCCGCCGGGGTACGACCCGAATCAGCCCTACGCCGCGCCGCCGCCGGGGTACGACCCGAACCAGCCACCCCCAGCACCGCCGGCCTATCCGGGCTACGCCGCACCGTACGGCGGTTACGGACAACCCGGCCAGCCCGGACCGCTCGGACAACCAGGCCAGGATCCCAATCAGTACGGCTTCGCGCCGGCAGTCGCGACCAAGAAGTCGCGCAAGCCGCTCTGGATTACGTTGATCGTCGTTGCCCTGCTGATCGTCGGTGGCGGCGTCACGCTCGCCGTCCTGGTCAGCAAGAACTCCGGGTCGGCCGAGAGCGCCGTCAAGGACTATCTGACCGCGCTCTCCACCAACGACGCCAAGGGCGCGCTCAATGCGTCGGCGCTGCAGCCTTCGTCGACCACCTTCGTCACCAACGAGGTGCTGACCAAGCAGCAGTCGATCGCCAAGATCTCGAACATCAAAGTGACCAAGGTTTCGGGCTCGTCGACGCAGGCAATGGTGCATGCCACCTACACCTTCGGCACCCAGAACGCTGAGGAGACGTACGCGGTCTCGAAAGTCGGCGGTGAGTGGCGGATCGCCACCGCGACGCTGCCGATCGATGTCTCGACCGTCGATGACATCCCGGGGCTCACCCTCTTCGGAACCGAAGTGAAGGGGCTCGGGAAGGTCTTCGTCTTCCCCGGTCCACTGCAGTGGGGCACCAGCAACCCGGACTACACCGTGACCGACAAGGACGCGGAGAAGTTCGCCGTCAGCCCGGAGTCGACGACGTGGAACTCGTTCACGCTCGACTACGACCTCAGCGATAGCGGTCAGCAGAAGATCGTGACCGCCGTCGACGCGTACCTGCAGCAATGCGCGGCGGTGAAGACACTGGAGCCGCAGAACTGCCCGCAGCGGGTCTACGACTTCGAAGCTGTGGAGGGTACGGCCACCTGGAAGATCACCAGCGATGTCACGTCGTCGCTGAAGTATTCAGTCAACGACGACGATCCGACCAAAGTCGACGTCACCGCAGATGTGAAGTGGGGCGTGACCTACCAGTCCAAAGACTTCGAGGGGAAGGTCACGACCCACAGCGACACCGACAACAGCACTATCTACGGGTCGGTAGACATCTCAGCCAGCCCGCCCACTTTCACTCCTGATTAG